From Stigmatopora nigra isolate UIUO_SnigA chromosome 17, RoL_Snig_1.1, whole genome shotgun sequence, a single genomic window includes:
- the f2rl1.1 gene encoding proteinase-activated receptor 2, giving the protein MATRGGRLCGLVAVLLCTLHTCWCDTDPADNGRGFTGTETPDGILLSPQAKSVLSSGLTTVFLPVVYIIVFVVGLPANGMAVWVFLFRTKKKHPSSIYMANLALADLFFVIWTPLKIAYHFNNNNWTYGEELCKVLVGFFYGNMYCSMAFIACISVQRYQAVVYPLVQRQRENTIAYVIAAAIWATVWLLTIPLYLYDQQVRVAKLNILTCHDVTRPSQRKMAAGYFLTMGVAGFLIPAGICAVSYILTLRALRNSMAVDAAVVKKRRKALVLIVTVLLMFMLCFVPSNIMLLVHYILLLKETHNNLYGFYITTLCLASLNSCIDPFVYYYISEDFREHVKNTFRCRSQRTVERMRVSFSALKFSKKSNTYTTDSSGNTGSSNC; this is encoded by the exons ATGGCTACGCGTGGTGGACGTCTTTGTGGACTCGTCGCCGTTCTTCTTTGTACTCTGCACACCTGTTGGTGTGACACAG ACCCTGCAGACAATGGGCGAGGCTTCACCGGCACAGAAACCCCTGATGGCATTCTGTTGAGTCCGCAGGCCAAATCGGTTCTGAGCAGCGGCCTTACCACCGTTTTCCTGCCAGTCGTATACATCATAGTTTTCGTGGTGGGCCTGCCTGCAAATGGAATGGCTGTCTGGGTGTTTCTGTTCCGCACTAAGAAGAAGCATCCGTCATCCATCTACATGGCCAACTTGGCGCTTGCAgacttgttttttgttatcTGGACGCCATTGAAGATTGCCTACcacttcaacaacaacaactggacATACGGCGAGGAGCTGTGCAAGGTCCTGGTGGGCTTTTTCTACGGGAACATGTACTGCTCTATGGCCTTTATTGCCTGCATCAGTGTGCAACGTTACCAGGCCGTGGTGTACCCACTGGTGCAGCGCCAGCGCGAGAACACCATCGCCTACGTGATTGCAGCGGCAATCTGGGCGACGGTTTGGCTCCTCACCATCCCGCTCTATCTGTACGACCAGCAAGTTCGAGTGGCCAAATTGAACATCCTCACCTGTCACGATGTCACCCGACCCAGCCAGAGGAAGATGGCGGCTGGTTACTTCCTCACCATGGGCGTGGCGGGCTTCTTGATACCCGCCGGTATCTGCGCCGTTTCCTACATACTAACGCTACGGGCACTCCGCAACAGCATGGCGGTGGACGCCGCTGTGGTCAAGAAGCGACGCAAGGCATTGGTGTTGATCGTCACCGTGCTGCTGATGTTCATGCTATGCTTTGTGCCCAGCAACATCATGCTCCTGGTCCACTACATCCTGCTGCTGAAGGAGACGCACAACAATCTCTACGGCTTCTACATCACCACATTGTGTCTGGCTAGTCTCAACAGCTGTATCGACCCATTTGTCTACTACTACATCTCAGAAGACTTCCGGGAACATGTGAAGAACACCTTCCGTTGCCGTAGCCAGCGCACAGTGGAGAGGATGCGTGTGTCCTTCAGTGCTCTGAAATTCTCTAAGAAGAGCAATACGTACACGACTGACTCCAGTGGAAATACCGGGAGTTCAAATTGTTAG
- the f2rl1.2 gene encoding coagulation factor II (thrombin) receptor-like 1, tandem duplicate 2 encodes MFRLKHIVSRRSTLEEQVYYKRKMDSVRFFPLLIVLCCFWSAVGAEIGGRSFIGYKDPESPDLVVVDSTTSDALQSGLTTVFLPMVYIVVFVVGLPTNAMAIWVFLFRTKKKHPSSIYMANLALADLLFVIWTPLKIAYHLAGNDWKYGEGLCKVLVGFFYGNMYCSILFIACLSVQRYWVVAHPLSQQRKNNKLAIIISVAIWIFIWLTTTPLYMYQHTARLREPAITTCHDVNIILDPNEPFASVRLPFFYFILMAVVVFLVPCIVIVVAYMLLLRALGRGMGDGAAAKNRRRAVLLIGVVLLTFLLCFIPSNIMLVVHYSLLKNGRADNGYAFYITTLCLASLNSILDPFIYYFVSDDFRQHVKNTLLCRSNRAVERMRVSFSSMKYSRKSKSYVSDSGNTQSSSC; translated from the exons ATGTTTAGGTTAAAGCATATAGTTTCCAGACGTAGCACATTAGAAGAACAAGTGTACTACAAGAGGAAAATGGACTCTGTTCGCTTTTTTCCGCTCTTGATCgtcttgtgttgtttttggagCGCGGTTGGCGCAG aAATAGGTGGACGTAGCTTCATCGGTTACAAGGACCCAGAGTCCCCGGACCTGGTAGTGGTGGACTCCACCACCTCGGATGCCCTGCAGAGTGGCCTCACCACCGTTTTCCTCCCGATGGTCTACATCGTGGTATTCGTGGTGGGCCTCCCGACCAACGCCATGGCCATCTGGGTATTCCTGTTCCGCACCAAGAAGAAGCATCCATCGTCCATCTACATGGCCAACTTGGCCCTCGCTGACCTGCTCTTTGTTATTTGGACGCCGCTGAAAATCGCCTACCACCTGGCTGGTAACGACTGGAAATACGGCGAAGGACTGTGCAAGGTCCTGGTGGGCTTTTTCTATGGGAACATGTACTGCTCCATCTTATTTATCGCCTGTCTCAGTGTGCAACGCTACTGGGTGGTGGCGCACCCACTTTCCCAACAGCGCAAGAACAACAAATTGGCTATCATCATAAGCGTCGCCATCTGGATTTTTATCTGGCTGACCACCACACCGCTTTATATGTACCAGCATACGGCCCGGCTGAGAGAGCCTGCCATCACCACCTGCCATGATGTCAACATCATCCTAGACCCCAACGAACCGTTCGCCTCCGTCCGGCTGCCTTTCTTCTACTTTATCCTAATGGCCGTGGTGGTGTTTCTCGTGCCTTGCATCGTTATTGTGGTGGCTTACATGCTGCTACTTCGGGCACTGGGCCGGGGCATGGGGGACGGAGCAGCAGCCAAGAACCGACGGAGGGCGGTGTTGTTGATCGGCGTGGTGCTGCTCACCTTCCTACTCTGCTTCATCCCCAGTAACATCATGCTAGTGGTGCACTACTCCCTGCTTAAGAACGGCAGGGCGGACAATGGCTACGCCTTCTACATCACTACACTGTGCTTGGCTAGTCTCAACAGCATACTGGACCCATTCATCTACTATTTTGTATCTGACGATTTCCGGCAACACGTCAAGAACACGTTGCTGTGTCGCAGCAACCGGGCAGTGGAACGCATGCGAGTCTCCTTCAGTTCCATGAAGTATTCAAGAAAGAGTAAGTCGTATGTGTCGGACTCTGGAAACACTCAGAGCAGCTCGTGCTAG
- the LOC144210227 gene encoding synaptic vesicle glycoprotein 2C-like, with the protein MNETHNNRTSLVKGAKDIAKEAKRQAGKNLNKAVDRASDEYSTHRSYNRFQNDEDEKNDYNSYGQADKQYGENAANDEDGASSDATEGHDDEDEIYEGEYQGVPAYQNGKAQQDGQMPLGQPRGDGSKSCKELEDERQADEEELAQQYELIMQECGHGRFQWQLFFVLGLALMSDGVEVFVVGFVLPSAETDMCVPNSGAGWLGSIVYLGMMFGAFFWGGLSDKLGRKQCLLISLSTNGFFAFLSSFVQGYSTFLFCRMLSGFGIGGAVPIVFSYFAEVLAREKRGEHLSWLCMFWMIGGIYASAMAWAIIPHYGWSFSMGSAYQFHSWRVFVVVCALPCVSAVVALTFMPESPRFFLQRGKHDEAWMVLKHIHDINMRARGEPERVFTVNRIKIPKLFDELVEMQSESTNPVLKALSKVKAEIRGICSTFKKCFDYPVKDNTVKLAVVWFTLSFGFYGLSVWFPDVIKHLQADDYASRVKIHTNERIEDFTFNFTLENQIHRNGVFLNDRFISMKFKAVSFFNSSFLNCYFEDVSSVGSSFKNCTFIDSFFYNTDIDDTKLTNSKVINSSFHHNKTGCQMTFDDDYSAYWVYFVNFLGTLAVLPGNIVSALLMDKIGRLSMLGGSMVLSGISCFFLWFGTSESMMIFMLCLYNGLSISAWNSLDVVTTELYPTDRRGTGFGFCNAMCKLAAVLGNLIFGSLVGITKAIPILLASSVLVCGGLVGLRLPDTRANVLM; encoded by the exons ATGAATGAAACACACAACAACAGGACTTCCCTGGTGAAAGGCGCCAAGGACATCGCAAAAGAAGCCAAGAGGCAAGCTGGAAAAAACTTAAACAAGGCGGTGGACCGCGCCTCGGATGAATACTCGACACATCGGAGCTACAATCGATTCCAGAACGATGAGGATGAGAAGAACGATTACAATTCCTACGGACAAGCAGACAAGCAGTACGGCGAAAACGCGGCTAACGACGAAGACGGGGCATCCAGCGACGCCACGGAAGGCCACGATGATGAAGACGAGATCTATGAAGGAGAGTACCAAGGCGTGCCTGCCTACCAAAATGGTAAAGCTCAGCAGGATGGTCAGATGCCTCTGGGACAGCCGAGAGGTGACGGTTCAAAGAGCTGCAAGGAGCTGGAGGACGAGCGGCAGGCTGACGAGGAGGAGCTGGCGCAGCAGTATGAGCTCATCATGCAGGAGTGTGGCCATGGGaggttccagtggcagctcttcTTCGTGCTTGGCCTGGCGCTCATGTCAGACGGCGTGGAGGTCTTCGTGGTGGGATTCGTCCTGCCCAGCGCGGAGACGGACATGTGTGTGCCCAACTCTGGGGCAGGATGGCTCG GCAGTATTGTGTACCTGGGGATGATGTTCGGCGCCTTCTTTTGGGGTGGTCTGTCGGATAAATTGGGTCGGAAACAGTGCCTGCTGATATCCTTGTCGACCAATGGCTTCTTCGCTTTCCTCTCCTCCTTTGTGCAAGGCTACAGCACCTTCCTCTTTTGCCGCATGCTTTCAGGATTCGG GATTGGAGGCGCAGTGCCAATTGTGTTTTCATACTTTGCCGAAGTGTTGGCCCGAGAGAAGCGTGGCGAACACTTGAGCTGGCTCTGTATGTTCTGGATGATAGGTGGGATCTACGCCTCAGCAATGGCATGGGCCATCATCCCGCACTATG GTTGGAGTTTTAGCATGGGCTCGGCTTACCAGTTCCACAGCTGGCGAGTGTTTGTGGTGGTGTGTGCTCTGCCCTGCGTCTCAGCGGTGGTGGCGCTCACCTTCATGCCTGAGAGCCCCCGGTTCTTCTTACAG AGGGGCAAACACGATGAGGCCTGGATGGTTCTCAAGCACATCCATGACATCAACATGCGAGCTCGAGGAGAACCCGAGAGAGTCTTCACC GTCAACCGGATTAAGATACCCAAACTATTTGATGAGTTGGTGGAAATGCAGAGCGAGTCGACCAATCCGGTGCTCAAGGCTCTTTCCAAAGTAAAGGCAGAGATCCGAGGG ATCTGTTCTACTTTCAAGAAATGCTTTGATTACCCAGTAAAAGACAACACCGTAAAACTGGCTGTAGTTTGGTTTACACTCTCTTTTGG GTTCTACGGCCTATCCGTGTGGTTCCCCGACGTAATCAAGCACCTGCAGGCCGACGATTACGCCTCCCGGGTGAAGATCCACACCAACGAACGCATCGAAGACTTCACCTTCAACTTCACCCTGGAAAACCAGATCCACAGAAATGGCGTTTTTCTCAACGACAG GTTCATCAGCATGAAATTTAAGGCGGTCTCCTTCTTCAACTCCTCTTTCCTCAACTGCTACTTCGAAGATGTTTCTTCTGTGGGTTCCTCGTTCAAAAACTGCACCTTTATCGACTCCTTCTTTTACAACACAG ATATCGACGACACCAAGCTGACAAACTCCAAGGTGATCAACAGCTCCTTCCACCACAACAAGACTGGCTGTCAAATGACCTTTGACGATGACTACAGCGCCTACTGGGTCTACTTTGTCAACTTTCTGGGAACGTTAGCCGTGCTGCCTGGCAACATCGTCTCCGCCCTCCTCATGGACAAAATAGGCCGTCTCAGCATGTTGG GGGGCTCCATGGTGCTGTCGggcatcagctgcttcttcTTGTGGTTCGGCACCAGTGAATCAATGATGATCTTCATGCTGTGCCTTTACAATGGCCTCAGCATCTCTGCATGGAACTCCCTGGATGTGGTCACCACAGAGCTCTACCCGACTGACAGaag AGGCACAGGTTTTGGTTTCTGCAACGCCATGTGCAAGCTGGCGGCCGTGCTGGGCAACCTAATCTTCGGCTCTCTGGTGGGCATCACCAAAGCCATCCCTATACTTCTGGCGTCATCTGTGCTGGTCTGCGGCGGTCTGGTGGGCCTGCGACTACCCGACACGCGCGCTAACGTTCTCATGTAA
- the LOC144210229 gene encoding proteinase-activated receptor 3-like has protein sequence MRVKGAKTMGKYLFLLLLSLCLGGTLQKKGKRKSAIHESKNTSDIFSPRTFKGQLLAQTRIISVNGTPLPLHSPPKLRLLSNSTVGYLSGRLSTKVLPAVYMVAVAVGFPANVAVLSALVAKVRKVSSAILYSSLAASDLLLLGSLFFKAHYHLQGNHWALGEVACRVVTACFYGNLYCSAHTLACISIQRYLAVVHPFTYKRLPKRFYAAWTTVAMWGVFAAAALPQLMVRQSFLIPELGRVTCHDVLPLDLGSHAFLLHYNLILTLAGLLIPLAVTVLCYGRIMCELQRSHLDWNIYMKASSLVFAIFLVCFTPAGVVHFIHYVQLFVDGTEGSYVVFNVALCLCYIHACLDPFLFLLMSKSVRSSLSYITFKPRSISTSS, from the exons ATGCGGGTCAAAGGCGCAAAAACCAtggggaaatatttatttttgttgcttcTATCACTATGTTTAGGTGGTACTCTCCAGAAGAAAG GTAAAAGGAAATCGGCCATTCACGAAAGCAAGAACAcatctgacattttttcccctagAACCTTTAAAGGCCAACTACTAGCCCAAACCCGCATCATCTCCGTGAACGGGACACCCCTTCCATTACACTCGCCTCCGAAACTTCGGTTGCTAAGCAACAGCACAGTTGGGTACCTGTCTGGCAGGCTGAGCACCAAAGTCCTCCCTGCTGTGTACATGGTGGCAGTAGCCGTGGGGTTCCCGGCCAATGTGGCTGTTCTGAGTGCGCTGGTCGCCAAAGTTCGCAAGGTGTCGTCGGCCATCCTCTATAGCAGCCTGGCCGCTTCCGACCTTCTCCTGCTGGGTTCCCTCTTTTTCAAGGCCCACTACCATCTCCAGGGCAACCACTGGGCACTGGGTGAAGTGGCCTGCCGGGTTGTCACTGCATGTTTCTATGGCAACCTCTACTGCTCGGCGCACACTTTGGCCTGCATCAGCATCCAGCGATACCTGGCAGTGGTGCACCCCTTCACCTACAAGCGGCTCCCAAAGCGCTTCTACGCCGCCTGGACAACGGTGGCCATGTGGGGGGtattcgccgccgccgcccttcCCCAACTGATGGTGCGGCAGAGCTTTCTCATCCCCGAACTGGGCCGGGTCACCTGCCACGATGTCCTGCCACTTGATCTTGGATCCCACGCTTTTTTGCTCCACTACAACCTCATCTTGACGTTGGCAGGTCTCCTGATACCGCTAGCCGTGACGGTTCTGTGCTACGGTCGAATTATGTGTGAGTTGCAGCGATCCCATCTGGATTGGAACATCTACATGAAGGCCAGCTCGCTAGTGTTCGCCATCTTTCTGGTGTGCTTCACGCCCGCTGGGGTAGTGCACTTCATTCATTATGTGCAGCTTTTTGTGGACGGCACTGAGGGTTCATACGTGGTTTTCAATGTGGCCCTGTGTCTGTGTTACATACACGCCTGTTTGGACCCCTTTCTCTTTTTGCTCATGTCCAAATCTGTCAGATCCAGTTTGTCCTACATCACGTTTAAGCCAAGAAGCATCAGCACgtcctcctaa
- the ch25hl2 gene encoding cholesterol 25-hydroxylase-like protein 2 translates to MSFPAKVTWSSMSGSSNMTGSPTGSSSVLQPFWDYLRQNHHNLIRSPLFPVVLSVSTYFLLVGVYTILDLLARFSPSINRYRLHSDRPVTWPGIGTTLGVTIYNHLLYIFPATVGQWLWRPPTPLPRHAPTLWEFSLGILGCLVVFDFQYYLWHLLHHRVPWLYRTFHAVHHEYRRPFSLVTQYLSGWELVSVGLWATVDPVLLRCHCLTTWAFMVFNVYLSTEDHCGYDFPWSTHNLVPFGLWGGAPKHDAHHRWPNTNFAPFFSHWDRLGGTHMVPPIHEHSSGAEPND, encoded by the coding sequence ATGTCATTCCCAGCTAAGGTGACTTGGTCCTCGATGTCGGGGTCGAGCAATATGACAGGGAGCCCCACCGGGTCCAGTAGTGTCCTACAACCTTTCTGGGACTACCTCCGCCAGAACCACCACAACCTCATCAGGAGCCCGTTGTTTCCTGTGGTGCTCTCAGTGTCTACCTACTTCTTGCTGGTGGGGGTCTACACCATCTTGGATCTGCTGGCACGCTTCTCACCCAGCATTAACCGCTACCGACTGCATTCGGACAGGCCTGTCACTTGGCCCGGCATCGGGACCACATTGGGCGTCACCATTTACAACCACCTGCTCTACATCTTTCCTGCCACTGTGGGTCAATGGCTGTGGAGGCCACCAACGCCATTGCCTCGCCATGCTCCTACCCTGTGGGAATTCTCCCTAGGAATCCTGGGTTGTCTTGTGGTTTTTGACTTCCAATATTACCTCTGGCACTTGCTACACCACCGCGTTCCCTGGCTGTACCGCACCTTCCACGCTGTGCATCACGAGTACCGCCGTCCCTTCAGCTTGGTCACGCAATACCTGTCTGGATGGGAACTAGTTAGTGTGGGCTTGTGGGCCACGGTGGATCCGGTTCTGCTGCGGTGCCACTGTCTCACAACGTGGGCCTTCATGGTTTTCAATGTCTACCTATCCACAGAAGATCACTGTGGCTACGACTTCCCGTGGTCCACGCACAACTTGGTGCCCTTTGGCCTCTGGGGAGGTGCTCCTAAGCACGACGCCCACCATAGGTGGCCCAACACCAACTTTGCGCCATTCTTCTCTCACTGGGACCGACTCGGGGGTACCCACATGGTGCCACCGATCCATGAACACAGCTCTGGTGCTGAGCCTAATGACTAA
- the crhbp gene encoding corticotropin-releasing factor-binding protein: protein MTTTMMERTFRQRLFLLLSLCILKGDSRYIEDNDVLKDEFYSFFNSELRRETPKELIVYRRPLRCVDMVAVEGHFTFKAELPQLNCATFFMAEPDEVVSLEYDSVDIDCQAGDFLTVFDGWVMKDEKFPSSQDHPLSSHERYVDYCNSADAGSRSVRSSQNVAMIFFRMHNAGSSFTVTFRKMSNPFPCNVISQSPEGTFTMVSPQQHRNCSFSIIYPAEVDISEFSSLGLRGNIPKWPASGCASDSEDMVQLLGGNGLDTSKMFSFKELCSSSAGPSHTKIGCDNTVVRMLSSGRYINRVSFSYRLLNSHELQLLRVNNVEDFCFNN, encoded by the exons atgacgacgacgatgatggaGCGTACCTTTCGACAGCGGCTCTTCTTGCTCCTGAGCTTGTGTATCCTCAAGGGAGATTCCAGATATATTGAG GATAACGATGTGTTAAAGGATGAATTTTACTCCTTCTTCAACTCTGAACTGCGCAGAGAGACGCCAAAGGAGTTGATTGTCTACCGACGACCGCTGC GTTGTGTGGATATGGTAGCGGTGGAGGGTCACTTCACCTTCAAGGCCGAGCTTCCCCAGCTCAACTGTGCCACATTTTTCATGGCCGAACCCGACGAGGTGGTCAGCTTGGAATACGACAGTGTCGACATCGACTGTCAGGCGGGAGATTTCCTCACGGTGTTTGACGGCTGGGTGATGAAGGACGAGAAGTTTCCCAGCTCGCAGGACCACCCGCTATCTTCGCATGAGCGTTACGTTGACTACTGTAATTCTGCCGATGCTGGCAGCAGAAGCGTACGCTCCTCGCAGAATGTGGCCATGATCTTCTTCCGCATGCACAATGCCGGCAGCAGCTTCACCGTCACATTCAggaagatgtccaatcctttcC CCTGCAATGTCATCTCTCAGTCACCAGAAGGCACTTTCACAATGGTGAGTCCACAGCAGCATAGGAACTGCAGCTTCTCCATCATCTACCCGGCTGAGGTGGACATCTCAGAATTTTCATCACTGGGTCTACGTGGCAACATCCCCAAG TGGCCCGCTTCGGGGTGCGCTTCTGATTCTGAAGACATGGTGCAGCTGCTAGGAGGAAATGGCCTCGACACGTCTAAGATGTTTAGTTTCAAGGAACTTTGCAGCTCTTCTGCCGGGCCCA gccacacaaagatTGGCTGTGACAACACAGTGGTGCGCATGTTGTCTAGCGGCCGCTACATTAATAGAGTTTCCTTCAGCTACCGCTTGCTGAATAGCCATGAGTTGCAATTACTCCGAGTCAACAACGTGGAGGATTTCTGCTTCAATAACTGA
- the LOC144210898 gene encoding proteinase-activated receptor 1-like, with amino-acid sequence MSPKMLQLLLFTLCVCTASADQTNNERARGRMFSYSDTAFTSEPFTMEDVHGLEEVPRANVTKLNGNTTSARHISGEVRSFLTGHLSTLIIPSFYTLVCLFALPVNACAVLAFSRRIRPKKPAAIYMLNLACADLLFASLLPLKAAYHFTGNNWVFGESMCRVVTAAFYWNMYCSVLLVACISVDRLLAVVYPIDSLVWRTPRNAILACVAMWVLSLAGTVPLLITEQTFYLKELNITTCHDVRPVGEVVGLYGPYFVALCVALFIIPLLVTVTSYIRVIWSLSRAPRSIHGRSRRRTRALVMALTVLVMFFVCFAPTNCLLLVHYGQLHSGGSKVRDAPDSAYVAYLLFLCLGSLNCLLDPLLYCFGSSQCQRELAATLKCRKGANSFSTSSSDSYRSSSRTILKSSRAERSDQNASHAKNNSLQRSQSGQYKKLLV; translated from the exons ATGTCTCCAAAAATGTTACAGTTGCTGCTATTTACTTTGTGCGTATGCACAGCCTCGGCAGACCAAACCAACAATg AACGCGCCAGAGGACGAATGTTCTCCTACTCCGACACTGCTTTCACTTCTGAACCTTTCACCATGGAGGACGTCCACGGTCTCGAAGAGGTCCCACGGGCCAATGTCACCAAGTTGAACGGCAACACGACGAGTGCACGTCACATTTCGGGCGAAGTGCGTAGCTTCCTGACGGGCCACCTGTCCACGCTAATCATCCCATCTTTCTACACCTTGGTGTGTCTGTTCGCACTGCCCGTCAACGCTTGCGCCGTCCTGGCCTTCTCGCGCCGGATTCGACCTAAGAAACCGGCAGCCATTTACATGCTGAATCTGGCATGCGCCGACCTGCTCTTTGCTTCCCTTCTGCCCTTGAAGGCGGCGTACCACTTTACCGGGAACAATTGGGTATTCGGAGAGAGCATGTGCCGTGTGGTTACGGCCGCTTTCTACTGGAATATGTACTGCTCCGTCCTCTTAGTAGCATGCATCAGCGTGGACCGCCTTCTGGCTGTCGTGTATCCCATCGACTCGTTGGTGTGGAGGACACCACGTAATGCCATCCTTGCCTGTGTGGCTATGTGGGTCCTGTCCCTTGCGGGTACGGTGCCACTACTAATAACAGAGCAGACGTTCTACCTGAAAGAGTTAAACATCACCACATGCCATGACGTTCGTCCGGTGGGCGAGGTGGTCGGGCTGTACGGGCCGTACTTTGTCGCCTTATGCGTCGCCCTCTTCATCATCCCGCTTCTGGTCACGGTCACATCGTACATCCGTGTGATCTGGTCCCTGAGCCGGGCCCCTCGAAGCATTCACGGACGGTCCCGTCGCAGAACCAGGGCCTTGGTGATGGCGCTGACGGTGCTGGTGATGTTTTTCGTGTGTTTCGCGCCCACGAATTGTCTGCTCCTGGTCCACTACGGACAGCTCCATAGTGGGGGTAGCAAGGTCCGCGATGCCCCTGATAGTGCATATGTGGCCTACCTGTTGTTCCTCTGTTTGGGCAGCCTCAATTGCCTGCTGGACCCACTGCTCTACTGCTTCGGCTCGTCTCAATGTCAGCGAGAGCTCGCCGCAACGCTCAAGTGTCGTAAAGGCGCCAATAGTTTCAGCACGAGCTCCTCAGACTCATACAGATCCAGCAGCAGAACCATTTTGAAGAGTAGCCGTGCAGAGCGCTCTGATCAAAATGCCTCACATGCTAAGAATAATTCTTTGCAAAGGAGCCAGAGTGGACAGTATAAGAAACTTTTAGTCTAA
- the s100z gene encoding protein S100-Z, producing the protein MPSQLEGAMDALIAVFYNYSGHDGDKYKLNKGELKQLLNTELTDFLTSQKDPLLVEKIMSDLDSNKDNEVDFNEFVVLVAALTVACNDFFQEQKKKNPK; encoded by the exons ATGCCGAGCCAGCTGGAGGGTGCTATGGACGCCCTGATCGCCGTCTTTTACAACTACTCGGGCCATGACGGGGACAAATACAAGCTTAACAAGGGCGAGCTCAAGCAATTGCTTAATACTGAACTCACCGACTTCCTCACG TCACAAAAGGATCCACTGCTGGTAGAGAAGATTATGAGCGACCTGGATTCCAACAAGGACAATGAGGTGGACTTCAACGAGTTTGTGGTGCTGGTAGCGGCTCTAACCGTCGCCTGCAACGACTTCTTCCAGGAACAGAAAAAGAAGAACCCCAAATAG